Within the [Enterobacter] lignolyticus SCF1 genome, the region GTCTTTATGGTCGATCGCTTCGGCCTGCTCACCGACCAGATGCCGAACCTGCTGCCGTTCCAGAACAAGCTGGTGCAAAAGCGCGACGGTCTGGAGCACTGGGACACCCGAGAAGACGTCCTGTCGCTGCTGGACGTGGTGCGCAATGTTAAGCCGGACATTCTGATTGGCGTTTCCGGTCAGACCGGCCTCTTCACCGAAGAGATCATCCGCGAAATGCACAAGCATTGCCCGCGGCCGATCGTCATGCCGCTGTCCAACCCGACGTCCCGCGTGGAGGCGACGCCGCAGGACATCATCGCCTGGACCGAAGGCAATGCGCTGGTCGCCACCGGTAGCCCGTTCGACCCGGTAGTGTGGAAAGACCAGACGTACCCCATCGCCCAGTGCAACAACTCGTACATTTTCCCGGGTATCGGCCTTGGCGTTATCGCCGCTGGCGCCACGCGGATCACCGACGAAATGCTGATGTCCGCCAGCGAAACGCTCGCCAAACACTCACCGCTGGTCAATAACGGCGAAGGTCTGGTGCTGCCGGCGCTAAAAGACATCCATAAAGTTTCCCGGGCGATTGCCTTCGCGGTCGGCAGAATGGCGCAGCAGCAGGGCGTCGCGATGAATACCTCCGCCGATGCGCTGCAGCAGGCGATTGACGACAACTTCTGGTTGCCGGAATACCGCAACTACCGCCGCACCTCCGTCTGATGTCCGACAGGACCTACGTATCTTCGTAGGTCCTGCTCCCGCGACTGGTCAATACCCGCATTCCCCGCTACACTCGCCTCACCTATTAACTTGATGAAAATATAAGGAGGATCCCATGCCGTACTGTGAAATGTTTGATATTTCACATACTTTTGGTGATCGCATCTGCTCAGGCGTTATCGGTATCGTGCTGCGATAACGGTGGCTTGAGCGAAGAAACCACCCCAAATCCCTTCTCTCGGGCTTATCAGGTTATCGTCAGCGATGTTTGACGAGGCATAAACATGCCTGTAACACTTGAGTAAGTTCACATGAGTACATTACTGACTGCACAAGCGCTGTGCATGGAAACGGCTTTTGGTCCGCTGTTTTCCGATCTCTCTTTTACCCTGAAAAAAGGCGACCGCGTCGGGCTTATCGGCTACAACGGCTGCGGCAAAAGCACGCTGCTGAAGATGCTGGACGGCACTCTGCCCCCTTCTTCGGGCTCCGTCTCTCTCGCCCGCCACTGCCTGCCGGGACGCGTGGAACAGCATTTACCGGAACAGCTGGGCGAGTTAACCCTGCTCACGGCCGTGCTGGCGCAGCTGCCGCCTCTGGAACGCGAGCCTCAGCGCTGGCGCGCCGAAGCCCTGCTGGCGGAGATGGGTTTTAGCCCGCAGGATACCGCGCTGACGGCGGCAACGCTGAGCGGCGGCCAGCATACCCGCCTGCTGCTGGCGCGGGCGCTCATCCGCCAGCCGGATTTGCTGCTGCTGGATGAGCCTGGCAACCACCTCGATCTGCCCACGCTGCTGTGGCTGGAGCGTTTTCTCAACGGCTGGAACGGCAGTTTTATTCTGGTTTCCCACGACCAGCAGCTGCTGGATAACGTCACCAACGCGAGCCTTATCCTGCGCGACCGTCGTCTGCACGCGTTTGCTCTGCCCTGCAGCGCCGCGCGTCAGGCGCTGGCGGCGCAGGATGAGAGCGATGCGCTGCGGTTTAAAGCCGAGCAGAAAGAGATAGACCGCATCGCCACCAGCGCCAGACGGTTGGCCACCTGGGGCAAAGTCTACGATAACGAAGGCCTTGCCCGTAAAGCCAAACAGATGGAAAAGCAGGTTGAACGGCTAACGGAAAGCCAGACGGACGTTACCGCCGGCAGCCAGTGGCAGCTGATACTGCGCGGCGATGCGCTGCAGGCCGACCGTCTGCTGGAAATGGAAAACCTCGCGGTAGCACCCGCGCCGGGCTTACCGGCGCTGTTCACCACCGGAGCAGCGCGGCTTAAATCCGGCGATCGCGTGGCGGTTATCGGTCGCAACGGTTGCGGGAAATCCTCACTGCTGCGGCTTATCTGGCAAAACGTCGGCCTGCCTGCGTCTGACGCGGCGTTGAAAATCCATCCGCGGGTGGACATCGGCTATTACGACCAGACGCTGCGCCAGCTGGCGGATGACGCCACGCTGTTTGACGCCCTGCTGCCGTTCGCGGCCTCAGCGGAAGAACGCAAAATGGCGCTTATCAGCGCCGGATTTGCGTGGAGCCGACACGGCCAGCAGGTGAATTCACTGAGCGGCGGCGAGCGTTCCCGGCTGCTGTTCGTCGGGCTGACGCTGGCGCGCTATAGCCTGCTGATGCTGGATGAACCGACCAACCATCTCGATATGGAAGGTAAAGAGGCGCTGGCGCAGTCGCTGCGCGAGTTTTCCGGCGGCGTCCTGCTGGTCAGCCATGACCGCCAGCTGATGGCGCAAAGCTGTAACCGTTTCTGGTTAATCGATAACGGTCGGCTGGAAGAGTGGCATGATGCCGACGCGGCCTGGGAGCGCTTGCGCAATGGCTCAGACAGTACCGCTATCGCGCCCGCCCGCGCAGGTGGGCGACCGACGCCCGCCGAAGAACCGGAGGACCTGCTGGAGACGCTGGTGGCTCTTGAGTCGCTGCTGGCGGACGATCTGGCGCGAAAGCCGAAACATCAAAAACCGCAGCTGCAGGCGCAGTGGCGTGAGGAGATAGACGCCCTCAACGCCCGTCTTGAGCGGCTATAGCCCCATCAAACAGGCGCCATGCTGGCGCCTGTTTTTTCTCTGCATAATTTTCGCGATCCCGCACGGGCGCGATTACACTTCAAAGTGTTACCTCAACAATCCCAACATCCTCCACAGAAGAAGAAGATAGCTATGGGAAACAAGAAAAAAGTCAGCATCATCGCAGAGACATCAACGCCTGCTTCAATGAAGACGAAAGCGTACGAAAAGGAGCTGCGGCGCCTCCACGTGGAGCTGGTTAAGCTACAGCGCTGGGTTGTCGCCAAAGGGCTCAAAGTCTGTATCGTCTTTGAAGGCCGCGACGGCGCCGGTAAGGGGGGCACCATCAAGGCGATTACCGAGCGCGTAAGCCCCCGCGTATTCCGCGTCGTCGCCCTTCCCGCGCCGACGGAGCGAGAAAAGAGCCAGCTTTATCTCCAGCGCTACATCCGCCACCTGCCCGCAGCGGGCGAAATCGTTATTTTCGATCGCAGCTGGTATAACCGCGCGGGCGTTGAGCGGGTGATGGGCTTTTGTACCGAGGAGCAGGTCGAAAAATTTCTCGACGGCACCCCGCTGGTGGAACGTTCCATGGTGGAATCCGGGATTATCCTGCTCAAATACTGGCTTGAAGTCACCCCGAAGGAGCAGGAGCGCCGCCTGCGCGACCGCATCGACGACGGACGCAAAATCTGGAAGCTGTCGCCGATGGATATCAAATCGTTCAACCTGTGGGATGAGTATACCCAGGCGCGCGACGCGATGTTCGCCGCCACCGATACCGCCTGGGCGCCCTGGTTCGTCGCCCGCTCCGAAGATAAAAAGCGCGTCCGGCTGAATATTATTTCGCACCTGCTCTCTCGCATACCCTATAAAGACCTGCCGATGGAGCCGGTTAAACTGCCAAAACGGAAAATTGGTAAAATAAAGCCTGTCGATTACCCTTTCCGCTTTATTCCTGAGCTGTTCTGACCGGGGGAAACCCCGGTTTTATTTCACCAAATAAAAAAGAAGGAATACACCTCACAATTCCGCACTGCAATACCAGACCCTTTCTTGTTATTCAGAACCCTCAGCGCAAATGAGTAAACGGCAGGGAAAAGCATATTGTTTTTTAACGCGGCAGGAAGATAATGCACTCACCAACACAGGAGAGCACGATGAAATCGACATCGACGAACGGCTATGATGTGCAGCCGCACAGCGCACCGGGGCTGAAGCACTCAACGTTGACACCGGAAGAAAATGAGGAGCAGCGCCAACATGATAAAGAATTTATATGTGCAATGAATGAGATTGTAGCTACACATGGAGCACTCACGGATGACGATTTTTTTAAGGTGCTATAATGCTCAAACAATTTAATGTTTACCGGAACCCCTCACCTGCAACGAGTAAAATCTGGCCTTACTATATAATAATACAGAATGATTGCTATGAGGATCTCACTACCAGAACCATTGTTCCATTAATGCAAAATCGTTCACTATCACTCTGGCATCGCCATATAGCGCCAAAAATTAATATCGAATTCGACACATGGGTTCTTTACGCACCTATGATTACTAACTTGAATATTCTTAAAATTAATCATAATGATTTTGTATGTAATTTAAAAAGCGCCCGACATGACGTTGTTGCGGCAGTCGATGCGCTTATTACCGGTATCTGACTGCAGGCATCGATCAAAGGCGCTACGAACGTAGCGCCAAATCAGGCAAGTCGTTAGCGTATCCCTTCGGCGCTCTCCTTCTTCGCCTCCAGACGTTCGACGTCGCGATACCAGCGCGGATGATGCTTCTGCGCCCAACGGCGGCTCACCTTGCCTTCAACCATCCCTTTAATCGACCCCTTCACCCAGAAGGCCATATACATATGGATCAGGATGGCGTGGATCAGAATGATGGCCGAGGTCGCATGGATAAGCAGACTATAGCGCACGACCTGAATCGGGAAATATTGAGCAAAATACGGACGCCAGATGATAACGCCCGTCACCAGCAGCACAAAGATCATGCTCATGATGGTCCAGAACATCATCTTCTGCCCGGCATTGTATTTACCCACTTTCGCGACGTTATGCTCGTTGCCCTTCAGGACTTCGATAATCCCCTTCAACCACGGAATATCCTGCCTGTCCGGGATGTTGTGATGGACGAAACGCACGAACATAAACATCAGCACCACAAAAATCAGCACGCCGAAGAACGGGTGCAGAATGCGCCCCATCTGCGGCGTCCCGAAGGTCTCGGTCAGCCACTGCAGCGTCGGGAAAAAGAACGAAATCCCCGATACCGCCACCAGAAAGAAGCAGATCACCACCGTCCAGTGGCAGGCGCGATCGATAAACTTCGTGCGCACAATCATCTTCGACTTACTCATGGCGATCCTCCTCGTCGTCGTCCGCCTCTTTATTTGGCCCGATACCGATGTAGTGATAAATCAGCCCGGCAAAGGTGGCGATAAAACCGGCGGCAGCCAGCGGTTTCAGGGCACCTTTCCACAGGTTGATGGAGGTATCGATCGCTGGCGTCTTCGGCAGATTGTGATACAGCTCAGGTTGGTCGTTGTGATGCAGCACGTACATAACGTGCGTACCGCCCACCCCCTGCGGATTGTAAATGCCCGCATTTTGATAGCCGCGCGCTTTCAGTTTGTCCACGCGCGCCTGCGCCACCTCCAGCATCTCCTTTTTGCTACCAAAATGGATGGCGCCCGTCGGGCATGTTTTCACGCAGGCCGGCTCCTGGCCGACGCTGACGCGATCGACGCACAGGGTGCATTTGTAGACCCGGTTATCCTCTTTATTGAGGCGCGGGATGTTGAACGGACACCCGGCGATGCAGTAGCCGCAGCCGATGCAGTTGTCCTGCTGGAAATCGACGATCCCATTCGCGTACTGAATAATTGCTCCGGCTGACAGGCACGCCTTCAGGCAGCCCGGATCTTCGCAGTGCATACAGCCGTCTTTACGGATAAGCCACTCCAGCTTGCCGTTCTGGTCGGTTTCGCTAAAGCGCATCACCGTCCAGGATTTGGCGCTCAGGTCGGCCGGATTATCGTACACCCCGACGCAGTGCCCCACGTCGTCACGGATATCATTCCACTCTGAGCAGGCCACCTGGCAGGCTTTACAGCCCACGCAGGAGGAGACATCGATAAGCTTGGCGACTTCAGCCTTGTAATCCCGCGCACGCGGCGCGGGGGTCATCGGGTTCGTCGCGGAGCGGTTGATAATGTCCTGTGTTTCCATTGTCATTGAATCGCTCCTCAGGCTTTCTCGATGTTGACCAGAAACGCCTTATACTCCGGCGTTTGCGAGTTGGCATCGCCGACGTTTGGCGTCAGGGTGTTGGCGATATAGCCCTTTTGCGCCACGCCTTCAAAGCCCCAGTGCAGCGGGATCCCGACGGTTTCCACCTGCTGGCCGTTGACGTTCAGGGTTTGCAGACGGCGGGTAACCACCGCAACGGCGCGGATAAAGCCGCGCCTGCTGCTGACCGTCACACGGTCGCCGTTGGCAATGCCTTTGCTTGCCGCCAGGGTTTCGCTTATCTCTACAAACTGTTCCGGCTGCGCGATGGCGTTAAGCCGCGCGTGCTTGGTCCAGGTATGGAAATGCTCGGTCAGGCGATAGGTCGTGCCGACGTACGGGAACCGGTCCTTCTTACCTAAACGCAGCACGTCGTCCTCGTAAATACGCACCACCGGGCTGGAGATCACGCCGGGGTGCAGCGGGTTGGTGCCGAGCGGCGTTTCCATCGGCTCGTAGTGCTCCGGGAACGGGCCTTCCGCCAGCTTGTCGAGGGCGAACAGACGCCCCAGCCCTTCCGGCTGCATGATAAACGGCCCGGTTTTACTGCCCGGCGCGGCGGTGCTGAAGTCCGGAATGTCGTTACCCGTCCACTTCTGTCCGTTCCACTCGATCAGCATCCGCTTCGGATCCCACGGCTTGCCGTTGATATCCGCCGAGGCGCGGTTATACAGCACGCGACGATTGAGCGGCCACGCCCAGGACCAGCCCAGCGTGTTGCCAAGCCCAGACGGATCGGCGTTGTCGCGGTTAGCCATCTGGTTGCCCTGCTCCGTCCAGCTGCCGGTATAGATCCAGCAGGAAGACGCAGTGCTGCCGTCGTCACGCAGCAGCGCAAAACTGCTCAACAGCTGGCCTTTCTTCGCCAGCAGATTACCGTTGGCGTCAAAGAGATCCGCCAGCGCCACGCCGTTGTTCTCTTTGGCCACCTCTGCGGATTCCGGATGGTCCGGCTGCTTGTAGTCCCAGCGCATCTTCAGCAGCGGCTCAACGCCCTTGCCGCCTTCCGCGCGGTACATCGCGCGCAGGCGATGGTAAATCCCGGCAAGAATTTCGCCGTCGTTACGCGCTTCGCCAGGGGCATCCTGACCTTTCCAGTGCCACTGCAGCCAGCGCCCGGAGTTGGCAATCGAACCGTCTTCCTCGGCAAAGCAGGTCGACGGCAGGCGGAACACTTCGGTTTGAATCGACGCGGTATCCACATCGTTCATTTCGCCGTGGTTCTGCCAGAAGCAGGAGGTCTCCGTTACCAGCGGATCGATAACCACCATGTACTTCAGCTTGCTCAGGCTGCGAACCACCTTGTTTTTGTCGGGGAAAGAGGCCACCGGGTTAAAGCCCTGACAGATATAGCCCGTGACGCGCCCCTTATCCATCATGTTGAAATACTTGATGACGTCATACGACTGGTCCCATTTCGGCAGCCACTCGAAGCCCCAGTCGTTATCTTTTTGCGCCGCATCGCCGTAGAAGGATTTCAGCAGGCTGACGGCAAACTTCGGATAGTTGCTCCAGTAGTTCACCTGATCCGGTAGCGTCGCTTTTGGCGTATTCGCCGCCAGCCAGGTTTGCAGATCCGCCTGTTTTTCAGAGGGCAGCGTCAGATAGCCCGGCAGGCTGGTCGACAACAGCCCCAGATCGGTTAAGCCCTGAATGTTGGAGTGTCCACGTAGGGCGTTCACGCCGCCGCCGGCCATCCCCATATTGCCGAGCAGCAGTTGGATCATCGCCATAGTGCGGATGTTCTGCGCGCCCACGGTGTGCTGCGTCCAGCCCAGCGCATACAGGAAGGTGGTGGTTCTGTCCGCCGCGCTGGTCGACGCCAGCACTTCGCACACTCGCAGGAAATCCGCTTTCGGCGTACCGCAAATATTCTCGACGACCTCCGGCGTATAGCGGGAAACGTGCTGCTTCAGCAGATTCCACACGCAGCGCGGGTCGGTCAGGGTGTCATCGCGTTTCGCATAGCCGTTTTCATCGAACTGATAGCTCCAGGACGATTTATCGTACTGTCGTTTTTCGGCGTCATAACCGCTGAACAAACCGTCTTCGAAGGCAAAATCCTCCCGCACCAGCAGGCCGGCGTTGGTGTAGTGCTTAACGTATTCGGCGTTAATTTTATTGTTTTCGATCAGGTACAGCAGCACACCGGAAAGGAACGTAATGTCCGTACCGGAGCGAATCGGCGCATAAATATCGGCCACAGACGCCGTACGCGTAAAGCGCGGGTCGACGACGATAAGCGTCGCATCGTTGTTGTTTTTCGCCTCTATCGCCCAGCGGAAACCCACCGGGTGGGCTTCTGCGGCATTACCGCCCATCACCACCACGACGTTGGCGTTTTTGATATCCACCCAGTGGTTGGTCATCGCACCGCGACCAAATGTTGGAGCAAGACTTGCTACCGTTGGTCCGTGTCAGACGCGCGCCTGGTTGTCTACCGCCAGCATGCCGAGAGAGCGCACAAATTTTTGCGTCAGCATGCCGGTTTCATTACTTGCCGCAGATGCGCAGAGCATCCCGGTGGAAAGCCAGCGGTTGACCGTGACGCCCTGCTCGTTCTTTTCTATAAAGTTGGCGTCGCGATCGGCTTTCATTAATTTTGCAATTCGGGAGAACGCGTCGTCCCAGGAGATGCGCTGCCACCTGTCCGACCCCGGCGCCCGATACTCCGGATAGCGCAGGCGGTTTTCGCTGTGGACATAGTCCAGCAGCCCGGCCCCTTTGGGACACAGCGCGCCGCGGCTGACCGGATGATCCGGGTCGCCCTCAATATGATAAATCGCTTCTTTGGCGTTCTTCGCGCCATCCCCCAGGCTGTACATCAACAGCCCACATCCCACGGAGCAATATGTGCAGGTATTACGAACCTCTTTTGCGCGTAACAGCTTATAGTTACGCGCCTGAGCCAGCGCCATTTTCGGGGCGAACCCTAATGCCGCGGCCGTGGTCCCGGCCATACCGCCCGCGCAGATTTTAAAAAACTGCCTGCGACTGACGTCCATTGTTTTCCTCGTTAATCAGGATAAATCACGGGGAAAACTAACAGCCCGGGCGCTGATTTTTTTGCGTCAAATCAATATCGAAAACTAATGCCCCCTTAATAGTTGGCGCTGGCGAATTTTAATAATCCTTTGTGATTAAGGTGACGGAAATTAACGCCCCACCGCCGCCATAAAAGTGGTATAAATTATTCTTTGGTCTCAAGAAAAGAACTCCGGGGAAAATGACAAAACAACGCGCGACGCTTATTGGACTCATCGCCATCATCCTGTGGAGCACCATGGTCGGGCTTATCCGCGGCGTCAGCGAGGGGCTCGGGCCCGTCGGCGGCGCGGCGATGATCTACTCGCTAAGCGGCCTGCTGCTGGTCTTCACCGTCGGAATCCCTGGCGTACGGCAATTTTCTCTGCGCTACCTGCTGGCCGGATGCCTGCTGTTCGTCAGCTATGAAATTTGTCTTGCCCTGTCGCTGGGCTATGCCGCCACCCGTCAGCAGGCCATCGAGGTGGGGATGGTGAATTATTTGTGGCCGAGCCTGACCATTCTGTTCGCTATTTTGTTTAACGGTCAAAAATCAACCTTATTGATCGTCCCCGGGCTCCTGCTTTCGCTGCTCGGCGTCAGTTGGGTACTCGGCGGCGAGAACGGATTAAATATTGATGAAATTATCAGCAATATTATTTCCAGCCCCCTGAGCTATATTCTGGCCTTCTGCGGCGCATTTATCTGGGCAGCCTACTGTACGGTTACCGCGAAATATGCGAAAGGGAAAAACGGCATCACCTTTTTCGTATTACTGACGGGGCTTAGCCTGTGGATACAATATCTGTTCAGCGACCAGCCGCCGATGCAGTTCAGCTGGCCGGTGGTTATCAAACTTATTATGTGCGCGCTGTCGCTCGGCTTCGCCTACGCGGCATGGAACATCGGCATCCTGCACGGCAGCGTCAGCCTGCTGGCCGTCGGCTCCTACTTTACCCCGGTACTGTCCTCGGCGCTGGCCTCGTTCCTGCTCAGCGCCCCGCTCTCCTGGAGCTTCTGGCAGGGCGCCTGCATGGTGTGCGCCGGCTCGCTGTTGTGCTGGTTAGCCACCCGAAGCCGCTAGCTTCACGCGGTCTGGCGCACCTTTGCCAGGCCGAACCAGACGCCGACCGCCAGCGCCAGCAGCATTCCCCCGGCGCTGAACAGCACCACGCTGTGCGATGAAATAAACGCGGTTTTCGCCGCGTCGATGACCGCCATCGCCTGCGGCTGCTCCAGCGTCTGCGCCAGCTGTACCGCCTCGCCGATAGACGACGACGCCCGCGCCGCTTCCCCGGCCAGCAGCCCGTCCGGCAGCAAAATAGAGCCGCTGTAGCTGCGGGTGAGGATCAGACCGAACACCGCAATACCCAGCCCGGCGCCAAGCTCGTAGGCCATGGTTTCGATAGCCCCGGCCGCGGCCGCTTTTTCTTTCGGCGCCGCCGCCATTATCGCCGCCGTTGAGGCCAGCAGCGCGCTGGCGGCGCTGAAGCCCAGCATCGTCATCAGCCCCCAGGCCTGCCACTGCTGGGTGGTAAAATCGGTCATCGACAGTCCGAGGAAACTTAACGCGCTGAGCATCATGCCGCCGGTCGCCACTTCACGCAAACCAATGCGCGACACCAGTATTCCGGCGATGGGGCCGCTAAAACCGCTCGCCAGCATCACCGGCAGCATAAACAGCCCCGCTTCGAACGGCGTTTTGCCGTGCACAAACTGCAGCTCCTGCGCCATCAGCAGCTCAAAGCCCACCAGCGTCGCCAGCGCGGTTATCGCCATCATCACGCCGCAGAGGATAATACGGTGGGTGAACAGCCGCATGTCGATCATCGGCGTACGCGCCGCCAGCTGAATGCGCACGAAGGCCGTCAGCAGTACGCCGCCCACCAGCAGCGCCAGCGCAACAAACCCCAGCCCTTCGCTGCCCTTGATCGCCGATTTGGCGCTCCACACCAGCAGCAGAATCGCCGCCACCAGCATGACCGCGTGGGTAAAGTTCAGCGGCTGCTCGCGCCGCCCCGGCTGCCACGGCACGACCCGCGCGCTAACCGCCATCACCACCAGCACGATCGGTACGTTGATCAGAAAAACCGCGCCCCACCAGAAGTGCTCAAGCACAATCCCGCCGATTAGCGGGCCGAACGCTGCGCCGCCGGAACCGATGGTCGCCCACAGCCCCAGCGCCATATTGCGGTGGCGCGCCTCGCTGAAGGTATTGCGAATACCCGCCAGCGTCGCCGGAACGATCATCGCCGCCCCGACGGCCAGACAGGCGCGGGCGGCGATAAGCCACATCGCGCTGGGGGCGAACGCCGCCGCCAGCGAGGCAAGGCCGAACAGCCCGCTGCCGGACAGCAGCAGGCGCTTAAAGCCGATGCGATCGCCAAGCGCGCCCATCGGCAGCACCATTCCGGCCATCACCAGCGAATAAATATCGATTATCCATAACAGTTCATTGCTGCTGGTCCCCAGCGATACGCTCAGCGTCGGCGCTGCAACGTGCAGCACGGTGGCATCAATCGCGACCGGGATATACACCAGCAAAATCGCAAATAACGTTACCCATTGGCGAAACATACATCTCCCTCATAAATACAAAGCTGGACATCCGTCCAGTTTGCGATCGTGGGGGAAAGTTGAACACTTGTCCAGCTTTTTGTTATTATCGCCCTATCACCGCCAGGGAAGAGAGATATGGGCTATCTGAATCGCGAAGAACGTCGGGAAACCATCATGCAGGCCGCCATGCGCGTCGCGCTGGATCAAGGGTTTACCGGTATGACGGTCCGCAACATCGCCACCGCCGCGGGCGTCGCCGCAGGCCAGGTCCACCACCATTTCACCTCCTCCGGCGAGCTAAAATCCCAGGCGTTTATCCGCGTGATCCGCGAGATGATGGATCTGCAGCGCCTTTCGCGCACCGCCGGCTGGCGTGAACAGCTGTTTTCCGCCCTCGGCAGCGAGGACGGACGGCTGGAGCCCTATATCCGCCTGTGGCGCCAGGCGCAGCTGCTGGCCGACAGCGATCCGGAAATCAAAAGCGCGTACCTGCTGACCATGAACCTGTGGCATGACGAAGCGGTCAGGATCATTCGCGCGGGCCATGCCGCTGGCGAATTTACCCTGCGCGATAGCGCCGAAAATATCGCCTGGCGGCTGATTTCGCTGGTCTGTGGACTGGACGGGATTTACGTGCTGGGAATGCCGGAGGTAGACGATGCCGCATTCACCCGCCACCTGCAGCACGTTATTCAGCTTGAGTTATTTTCGTAACATTCCCCCTGAAGACTCAAAATCATTCCGGCGCAAACCGGTGAGCCTCGGGAGTATAATTACAATTAGTAACACTTAAGCCGCGCTATATCCAACGGCCATTCGCGGGGTCGTCCTTTTTTATCTATCCTTTTTCACATCACCATAAAATTCAACCCCATCTGCAGAACCCAGGTTCTGCCCATTTCTTTTTGCTTATTTTCAATCATATGCTGGCGCAGTCGAGGGCGATATGTCACAACAAAGTGAGAAGAATAATCATTATCTTTTAAGCAACTGGAAGCCAGAAAACGCGGCGTTTTGGGAGAATAAGGGCAAGCATATTGCCAGAAGAAATCTATGGATTTCTGTGGCTTGCCTGCTGCTGGCCTTCTGCGTATGGATGCTGTTTAGCGCCGTATCGGTCAACCTGAATAAAGTCGGGTTTAATTTTACTACCGATGAACTGTTTTTATTAACTGCACTGCCTTCTTTATCCGGGGCAATATTGCGCGTGCCCTACTCCTTTATGGTACCTATATTTGGCGGCCGGTACTGGACGGTAATAAGCACGGTTATTCTGATTATTCCCTGCATCTGGCTCGGAATTGCCATTCAAAATACCGCTACCCCGTACTGGGTATTTATTGTAATTGCGCTGCTGTGCGGATTTGCCGGCGCTAATTTCGCCTCCAGCATGGGCAATATCAGCTTTTTCTTTCCGAAAGCCAGACAGGGCAGCGCGCTCGGCGTCAACGGCGGCCTCGGCAACCTCGGCGTCAGCGTGATGCAGATGGTCGCCCCGGCGGTGATCTTTGTGCCGGTCTTCACCTTTCTCGGCGTTCACGGCGCGCCGCAGGGCGACGGTTCGACGATGTGGCTTGCCAATGCGGCCTGGATCTGGGCGCCGCTGCTGCTTATCGCCACTCTTGCCGCCTGGTTCGGGATGAACGATATCGCCAGCTCGAAAGCCTCGGTAGCGGACCAGCTGCCGGTGCTGGGCAGGCTGCACATGTGGGTGCTGGCGCTGCTGTATCTGGCGACCTTCGGCTCCTTTATCGGCTTTTCGGCAGGGTTCGCCATGCTGTCGAAAACCCAGTTCCCGGACGTCAATATCCTGAAGCTGGCCTTCTTCGGCCCCTTCCTCGGCGCCCTGGCGCGCTCGGCGGGCGGGGTTATCTCCGACAAGCTCGGCGGCGTGCGGGTGACGCTGGTGAATTTCGTCTTTATGGCGCTGTTTACCGCCCTGCTGTTCCTCACGCTGCCCGGCGGCGGCTCGCAGGGGAATTTCACCACCTTCTACATCGTCTTCATGGGGCTGTTCCTCACCGCCGGGCTCGGCAGCGGCTCCACGTTCCAGATGATCGCCATTATCTTCCGTCAGATAACCATCGCCCGGGTGAAAAAGCGCGGCGGCAGCGACGAGCAGGCGCAGCAGGAGGCGGTGACCGACACCGCGGCGGCGCTGGGTTTTATCTCCGCTATCGGCGCGGTCGGCGGCTTTTTCATCCCGAAAGCCTTCGGCACCTCGCTTGCCATGACCGGCTCTCCCGTCGGCGCCATGAAGGTTTTTCTGGTGTTTTACATCGTCTGCGTG harbors:
- a CDS encoding NarK family nitrate/nitrite MFS transporter, with protein sequence MSQQSEKNNHYLLSNWKPENAAFWENKGKHIARRNLWISVACLLLAFCVWMLFSAVSVNLNKVGFNFTTDELFLLTALPSLSGAILRVPYSFMVPIFGGRYWTVISTVILIIPCIWLGIAIQNTATPYWVFIVIALLCGFAGANFASSMGNISFFFPKARQGSALGVNGGLGNLGVSVMQMVAPAVIFVPVFTFLGVHGAPQGDGSTMWLANAAWIWAPLLLIATLAAWFGMNDIASSKASVADQLPVLGRLHMWVLALLYLATFGSFIGFSAGFAMLSKTQFPDVNILKLAFFGPFLGALARSAGGVISDKLGGVRVTLVNFVFMALFTALLFLTLPGGGSQGNFTTFYIVFMGLFLTAGLGSGSTFQMIAIIFRQITIARVKKRGGSDEQAQQEAVTDTAAALGFISAIGAVGGFFIPKAFGTSLAMTGSPVGAMKVFLVFYIVCVGVTWVVYGRRTSPKA